Proteins from a single region of Coregonus clupeaformis isolate EN_2021a chromosome 19, ASM2061545v1, whole genome shotgun sequence:
- the gins3 gene encoding DNA replication complex GINS protein PSF3 yields the protein METQSYLPVPPGVGMEENFFSLDDILLSHERLPSRTECTFPRLGFLEKSSDSRDIQEGTKMEMPLFLAKGLYERKRRVVSVELPKVYKEGWRTVFNADPTVVDLHKMGPYYYGLGSQMLHFDSPENPEIAQAVLQTFIGRFRRTMDSSQNAYNEDTSALVERLDYLERALFRAGQSGLNSFQNWERGRASTITASSLVLNYRKRKITDLQP from the exons ATGGAGACACAGTCGTACCTTCCCGTGCCTCCTGGGGTGGGGATGGAAGAGAATTTCTTCTCTCTTGACGACATTTTGCTTTCTCACGAGAGGCTACCTAGTCGGACAGAATGCACATTTCCCCGACTTGGATTCCTGGAGAAATCGAGTGACTCGCGAGACATTCAAGAG GGTACAAAGATGGAGATGCCCCTGTTCCTGGCAAAGGGCTTGTATGAGAGGAAGAGGCGTGTTGTCTCAGTGGAGCTGCCTAAGGTGTACAAAGAGGGCTGGAGGACTGTGTTCAACGCAGACCCCACTGTAGTAGACCTTCACAAGATGGGGCCCTATTACTATGGCCTCGGCTCCCAGATGCTGCACTTTGACAGCCCTGAGAATCCAGAGATTGCCCAGGCGGTGCTTCAG ACATTCATTGGTCGTTTCCGCCGGACCATGGATTCCTCCCAGAATGCCTACAACGAAGACACGTCAGCCCTGGTGGAGCGCTTGGATTACCTGGAGAGGGCGCTGTTCAGGGCGGGGCAGAGCGGCCTCAACAGCTTCCAGAACTGGGAGAGGGGCCGCGCATCAACAATCACTGCCTCTAGCCTGGTGCTCAACTACCGCAAGAGGAAGATCACTGATCTGCAGCCCTGA